CTCCCGCCGGGGTTCGATCCGCCGGCCCGCGAGGACGACGCCGCTCTCGCCGAGGGTGATCGCTTCCGCGACCAAGCCGTCAAGGCCGCCCGGGCGACGCTGCGCCGCCATCTCGAGGAAGCGGGGTACGCACGGGCCCAGGTGGAATCCGAGATCGCGCTCGACGATCCGGGCGAGGTCGTCGTGACCTTCGTCGTGACCTCGACCGAACGCTTCCGCTTCGACGGCCTGGAGATCCGCGGCGCCGACGACGACATCCGCGACCTCGCGCGACGCAGCATCGAACGCCCGGGTGGTGAGCGATTCACGCCCGTCCTGCTCGAGAACGCCCGCCGCGACCTGCGCGATCTCGGCCTGTTCCGGCAGGTACGCGTGCGGGCCGATCGCACCGCCCCGAACACTCTGGAGATGACGGTCGACCTGACGTTGCGCGAGCTGCGCAGCGCCCGGATCGGCATCGGCACCTGGAGCGATCACCCGATCCAGGTGCGCGCGGGGTGGCGGCACCGCGACCTCTTCGGAGGCGGACGGGGTTTCGAGGTGGACGGGTCGTTCGCGTTGAACCTGCGCGAACTCGGAGCAAGTGTGGACTGGCCGGTGCTACTGCGCCGACGCTCGCGCACGGAGTTCGGGACACGGTACCGGGTCGAGGACGAGGAGAGCTACGGATCGGAGGAGTTCGAGGTCTTCGTCGACAACCTCTTCCACGTGGACCAGCGCACGTCGTGGCGCCTGGGCACCTCGTGGATCGAGACCGCGCTCGACCTGCGGACCGACGACGTCGATGCCTTCGAGACCCGGCCCGGTGAACAGGTGCTCTTCGACTTCCAGTGGTTCCACGACGGGGTCGACGACCTGCTCGATCCGACCGCCGGACGACGGGTGCGATTCGAGGCACGCTATGCGCCGTCGTTCCCCTTCGCCGACGCGACCTTGGTCTCGGTGCGGGGGGCGTGGGTGCGGGTGACGTCGCCGCGGCCGGGGACGGTCCTCGCGGGCCGCATCGACCTGGCTACGGCGTGGCCCACGGGTGGCGCCACCGACCTGTTGCCCACCCAGCGTTGGTTCGGCGGCGGCTTCAACACCCACCGCGGCGCGACGCGCCGCGGACTCGGTCCACTCGACGACGAAGGAGATCCGATCGGCGGGCAGTGGCGGGGACTGGCGGGGCTCGAACTGCGGCAGCGCCTGGGCTCCTGGCTCGGCGCGTCGATGTTCGTCGACACCGGGCAGGTGTGGCGCGAGGCCGACGACGTGGGCACCGACGACCTGGTCGTCGCCCTCGGCGCCGGGCCGTTGATCTACACACCCATCGGTCCCGTGCACCTCGACATCGCATGGAACGTCGCGCGTCGGCCGGCCGACGAGTCCAATCTCGTCTTCCACTTCGGGATCGGGCATGCCTACTGACGAACCGCAGGTCGATCCCGTGGCCGAGCCGACGCCGCGCCCGCGGCGGTGGCGTCGGGTGCTACGCATCGCGTGGCGGACGCTCGCCGTTGCGTTCGTGCTCGTGGTGTCGATCGTGGTCGGGGTGCTGGCCGTCCCCGAAGCGCGTCTCGCGCTGCTCGAGCGCGGTCTCGACGCCGGGTTGCAGGCACTGCCGGGACAGGCGAGCGTCCGCGCGCAGTGGCCCACGCTCGGGCGTGTGGAACTCGAGGACTTCCGCTGGCGCGTCGACGCCCAACGCGTCGCCGAGGTCGACCGCGCGATGGTGGACCTCGATCTGGGCGCGCTGTGGGACCACGACGCCGTGGTGCGCGTGGTGCGTCTGCAGGGCGCGTGGATCGATGCCGATCGGGCGGAGGCCGCGTTCGCGGCGGCACCGGCCGACACCGCCGCGGAGCCGGCGCCGTCGGAGCCGACCGAAGAGGTCGCCGTGCCGTGGCTGCGCGACGGCGCGCTCGCCGGCTTGCCGTCGGTGGCGGTCGACACGCTCGCGGTGCGCGACGTCGAGGTGATCTCGGCCGCAGGTTCGATGATGCTGCACGATCTCGCCCTGGGACTGGATCTGCGTCCCGGCCGTGAGCAGTTGGGCCGCGTCGATCTCGACGTGTCGATCGACGAGATCGGACGCGTCGCGGGCGGGGTCGCGCTCGCCGTGACCGATTCGCTGCGCGCGCACTTCGACGTGTGGTCGTGGGCTCCGCCGGGAACGTCGCTCGCACCGCGAGCCGAGGCGAC
The sequence above is a segment of the Candidatus Krumholzibacteriia bacterium genome. Coding sequences within it:
- a CDS encoding BamA/TamA family outer membrane protein, whose product is LPPGFDPPAREDDAALAEGDRFRDQAVKAARATLRRHLEEAGYARAQVESEIALDDPGEVVVTFVVTSTERFRFDGLEIRGADDDIRDLARRSIERPGGERFTPVLLENARRDLRDLGLFRQVRVRADRTAPNTLEMTVDLTLRELRSARIGIGTWSDHPIQVRAGWRHRDLFGGGRGFEVDGSFALNLRELGASVDWPVLLRRRSRTEFGTRYRVEDEESYGSEEFEVFVDNLFHVDQRTSWRLGTSWIETALDLRTDDVDAFETRPGEQVLFDFQWFHDGVDDLLDPTAGRRVRFEARYAPSFPFADATLVSVRGAWVRVTSPRPGTVLAGRIDLATAWPTGGATDLLPTQRWFGGGFNTHRGATRRGLGPLDDEGDPIGGQWRGLAGLELRQRLGSWLGASMFVDTGQVWREADDVGTDDLVVALGAGPLIYTPIGPVHLDIAWNVARRPADESNLVFHFGIGHAY